One Balaenoptera ricei isolate mBalRic1 chromosome 16, mBalRic1.hap2, whole genome shotgun sequence genomic window carries:
- the PHYHIPL gene encoding phytanoyl-CoA hydroxylase-interacting protein-like, with amino-acid sequence MGYPSVSLTVSPISITEMKGTKEQEELDDTVLAHSGSCREHHGNAMQPSVKDNSGSHGSPISGKLEGIFFSCSTEFNTGKPPQDSPYGRYRFEIAAEKLFNPNTNLYFGDFYCMYTAYHYVILVIAPVGSPGDEFCKQRLPQLNSKDNKFLTCREEDGMLVYHHAQDVILEVIYTDPVDLSLGTVAEITGHQLMSLSTANAKKDPSCKTCNISVGR; translated from the exons taccCGTCCGTTTCTCTTACTGTGTCTCCCATTagtataactgaaatgaaagggACCAAGGAACAGGAAGAACTGGATGATACAGTCCTAGCCCACAGTGGAAG ttgcaGAGAACATCATGGGAATGCAATGCAGCCCTCTGTCAAGGATAACAGTGGTAGCCATGGCTCCCCTATCAGTGGAAAATTAGAAGGCATCTTCTTCAGCTGCAGCACTGAATTCAATACTGGGAAGCCACCCCAGGATTCACCTTATGGAAGATACAGGTTTGAGATTGCAGCAGAAAAACTTTTTAACCCCAACACTAACTTATACTTTGGGGACTTCTACTGTATGTACACTGCTTATCATTATGTGATTCTTGTCATTGCCCCTGTGGGATCACCAGGAGATGAATTTTGTAAGCAGCGCCTTCCTCAGCTAAATTCCAAGGATAATAAATTTTTGACCTGCAGAGAAGAAGATGGGATGCTGGTTTACCACCATGCCCAGGATGTCATTTTAGAAGTCATTTACACTGACCCTGTGGATCTTTCTCTAGGCACCGTGGCAGAAATCACTGGTCATCAGCTCATGAGTTTATCTACTGCAAATGCAAAGAAAGATCCCAGCTGCAAAACCTGTAATATTAGTGTTGGACGTTAA